Proteins encoded together in one Orcinus orca chromosome 13, mOrcOrc1.1, whole genome shotgun sequence window:
- the YPEL5 gene encoding protein yippee-like 5, with amino-acid sequence MGRIFLDHIGGTRLFSCANCDTILTNRSELISTRFTGATGRAFLFNKVVNLQYSEVQDRVMLTGRHMVRDVSCKNCNSKLGWIYEFATEDSQRYKEGRVILERALVRESEGFEEHVPSDNS; translated from the exons ATGGGCAGGATTTTCCTTGATCATATTGGTGGTACCCGTCTGTTTTCCTGTGCAAACTGCGATACGATCCTGACCAACCGCTCAGAACTCATCTCCACTCGATTCACAGGCGCCACTGGCAGAGCATTTCTTTTTAACAAG GTAGTTAACCTGCAGTACAGTGAAGTTCAAGACCGGGTCATGCTCACTGGCCGCCACATGGTTCGAGATGTGAGCTGCAAAAACTGCAATAGCAAACTGGGATGGATCTATGAGTTTGCCACTGAAGACAGCCAGCGTTATAAGGAAGGCCGTGTGATCCTAGAACGTGCGCTAGTTCGAGAAAGTGAGGGCTTTGAGGAGCATGTACCATCTGATAACTcttga